The genomic DNA ATCGCACCGCCATCACTCCGGGGCGCATATTTAGAAGTCGGCGCCTTGGCAAGTCCGGTGTATTGCTTCAGCGGATCCAGGATGAGCGGATTCTCGACAATCGACTCATCGCCGTTCCACGTCACGCAATCGCCGGGAATACTGTCGTTTGAATAATCGCCATAACCAAAGCCCAGACAGCTTGATTCATCAGCAGGGTAGCGCCCGTTGACGGTCACGTACGCCACCAGGGCCTTCTTGTACACTTTTACCAGTTCGGATGTTTCAAGATTGCGTGCCCGGCGCTGGGAATCCCCAAAAACAGAGAGGGCGATTGCGGCCAGGATACCGATCACCACAATCACAATCAGCAACTCGACAATTGTAAAGCCACGTGCCTTGTCGCGCTGCCAGCAATACTTCCTTAGAATGTTCATGTGTGTCTTTATTACTTCTGGCCTGATTCTACCAGTTTTTTTAGCCACACACCACGCCCGTTCGGTCGCTTCTGGCACTCTTGACACGAGAGTGCCAATTTTTTACACTAGAATCGTAAGCGGTATCTACTAACGGTGCCGCGGTGAATGGTAAGAAAGGAGGATTATTGTTATGGCAATCGTAAAATGGGACCCTTTCGCAGAACTCAACACACTGCACGAACAAGTCAATTCCTTGTTCAATGACACGTTTGGCAACCTGGGCAACAACAACCACATGCTGCCCGCGACCGACATCTACCACGACGAAAAAGGTCTGACCATCGAGACCAACCTCGCCAACTTCCGCGAGGAAGAAATCACCATCAACCAGCATGAGGACGCCCTGGAGATCCGTGCCGAGCATCAGGAGCGCCAGGAAGATGGCGGCAAGGGCAAGAATTACTTGATGCGTCAGAGCGTCAACCAGTACTTCCGCCGCTTCGCGCTACCCAAGAACGCCGACGTCGACGCCATCGATGCCAAGCTGGAAAACGGCATACTGAAAGTTCACGTGCCCTACAAGGAACTGCCGCAACCGAAGCACATCGCCATCAAACGCAGCACCAACGCCGTAGAAGCCGGCCCAACAGACAAGAAGTCTGCCAAGAAATAGCAGCGCCAAGCTTGAAGCGCTTGCAAACCCCGCCTGCAACATGGCGGGGTTTTAATGAAATCTTGACTGCTCCGAGCGAGTCAGGCTAAGGTGAAGGGGATGCAGACACCACTTATCGAAATCCAAAATTTTACTATGCGCTTCGGAGACACTACCGTCATCGACAGCCTTTCATTCGAGGTCAGGCGCGGGGAGACCTTCGGCCTGCTTGGCAGCAACGGGTCGGGCAAG from Candidatus Saccharibacteria bacterium includes the following:
- a CDS encoding type II secretion system protein, with protein sequence MNILRKYCWQRDKARGFTIVELLIVIVVIGILAAIALSVFGDSQRRARNLETSELVKVYKKALVAYVTVNGRYPADESSCLGFGYGDYSNDSIPGDCVTWNGDESIVENPLILDPLKQYTGLAKAPTSKYAPRSDGGAMIGATFEYIGGVNLDGQPHPWWITYLLGGQNQKCLTGPVVSLPSWPNFSSTPPASGPTEGHGSMDSSCWIATPDPARL
- a CDS encoding Hsp20/alpha crystallin family protein; translation: MAIVKWDPFAELNTLHEQVNSLFNDTFGNLGNNNHMLPATDIYHDEKGLTIETNLANFREEEITINQHEDALEIRAEHQERQEDGGKGKNYLMRQSVNQYFRRFALPKNADVDAIDAKLENGILKVHVPYKELPQPKHIAIKRSTNAVEAGPTDKKSAKK